TGGCTCAGATTCCTGTTCAGCAATCTGTCCTGCTGTGGTATCGGGAATAAATACTGATGCTTGTCAGCATTCACACTGTAATTGATAGTCGCCCCGGATTCATCCTTCTGACTGTTCATAAGTGTCACCACATTCACATACCCATTTTTCTCTGCACGCATCAGGTCATTCCAGCGGGTGCCTTCGTTCACCAGTTCCAGTCTCCTTTCATTCAGGATAGCGGTTGCCAGGTCTGCTTTGGTTGCAGCGGTAGTGTTCTTTAATCCTGCACGGGTACGGATCTGGTCCAGCAGGGTGACAGCCTGCGTTGTATTGCCTAATTCATTATTCGCTTCTGCTGCCAGCAGGATAATATCTGCCAGGCGTAACAGGGTGATGTTATCTGTACTGTTCCAGCCACTTGGGTCAGGCCATTTATTCATAAATGGAATCTTCTTGGTATAATCCCATGCACCTGAAGGGCTGTTGAAGCTCGCATTAGCCACCTGCCAATTGAACGTAGCTTTGTAACGTGACAGCGTATCGCCGGCTGCTTTGAAGGCCTGGACCAGGTCGTAGGAACCGATGTTACGTTTTGCCCACTGGTCAGATCCGACATAGGCGAACATTTCTACGCCCCAGAAACTGTATGTGCTACCGGAGTATTGGATTTCCAGGATTGCTTCGCTGTTGTTTTTGCTGGCAGCACCCCAGAGGTTGGCGTAGTTGCCGACCAATGCATAGGTACCGCTGTTGATCACTTTATTAGCATAGCTAAGACTGTTCGTATAGTCACCCATCTGTGCATAGGTCTTTGCCAGCATTGCATCGGCAGCACCCTGTGTAGCACGGCCATACTGGCCTTTGTAAGGGCTTGCAGGCAATGTACTGTCTGCATACTTCAGATCGTTTAAGATCTGTGCATATACTTCGGTACTTGTAGCGCGGGAAGGATAATAATTACCACCATTATCTTCTGATGTGATCAATGGAACATCGCCCCATTCTGTCACTAACCAGTAGTAGTTCATCGCACGCAGAAAACGTGCTTCACCCAGGATCTGTGCTTTGCGGGTGGTACCAGCCCACTCGTCAGAGTTCAGGCTGGGAACGGCATCCAGCACAGCATTTACCGCACGGATGTTGTTGTATAGTTCCTGCCAGTCGCGCTGGATATTGGTGTTAGTGGCTACGTAGGTGAACATTTCCAGTGGTTGTTCTGCAGAGGTGTTATCACCATTTACGTAGCAGTTGTCAGAGCGGCCGTCGGTATTCATCAGGTTATCGTACTGAAAAAAGTTACCGTTGGCCATGGTGCGGTAAGCGCCGGTCAGCCCTTCTTCCGCATCTGTGGCAGAGGTATAGAAACTACCGGTGCTCAGGTTGGATTCAGGTGTTTTATCGAGAAAGCTCTTTTTGCAGGCAGCAAATGCCATGGCGAAAGAAAGCGTATATAAGAATTGTTTTTTCATGTTTCCAGGATTAAAGCGGTTAGAACTGTACATTCAGGCCCAGGGTATAGGTCTTTGCTGCAGGGTACGTACCATTATCTACACCCAGTGTCATCAGGCTTGCGCTGGAACCGGCATTGGTAGCCTGGTTGTTGGTACCTGTACCGAAACCATTGATCTCAGGATAATATCCTTTGTAGTTGGTAATGGTGAACAGGTTCTGCGCGGTAGCGTATACACGCAGTCCGGCGATACCGATGTGTTTCAGCAGGGAGGCATCTACCTTGTAAGCCAGGGTAGCGCTACGCAGGCGGAAGAAAGAACCATCCTCTACATAGTTGCTGGAGATCTGGCTTTGCAGTAATGCTGCTGCTGTAGCGTTGGTGCTACCGTTGTCCTTGGCACGTGGAATGTCTGTTACATCACCTGCCTGTTTCCAGCGGCGAAGTACGGATGCGCTTTCGTTCGTATAACCGGTGAGGTTTTCGATCTCCATGCGGGTTTCGTTGTACACTTTGTTGCCATGTACACCGTCGAACAGTACATCCAGTGAGATATTTTTATAGTGGAAATTAGTGTTGATACCGTAGGTATATTTAGGCAATGCATTGCCCAGGTCCATCATGTTGGCACTGTATACCATGTTACCGGTTTGCGGATCTACGCCCATGGCTTTGTAGCCCCAGAAGGTACCGAGGGAATAACCATTCTTGATGATGCCTGTGTAGATCGGTTGTTTACTACCGCCAACGGATACACCGCCTGTCTGGTAAGAGGTGGTAGAATCCATGCCGGTGATCTTGTTATTATTGAATGAGATATTGGCACTCAGGTCCCAACCCCAGTCTTTCTTGTCTACGATCACTGCATTGGCACTCAGTTCCACCCCTTTGTTGATGTCGTGACCAGGCAGGTTTACTGCGGTGGTAGCACCTCCTGTGGTGAGTGGCAACTGCTGTGTAAAGATCATGTCATCCACTTTCTTGTAGTAGTAGTCAGCAGAGAAAGTGATCCTTGATTGCAGGAAGCTCGCATCAAAACCGATGTTTGTTTGCTTCGCACTTTCCCAACGCAGGTTAGGGTTACCAATCTGGCTGCTGGGGCTCACACCCGGACTTGCAGCACCGGAGCTCCAGGAATAGGCGGAACCAGCGCTCAGCAAACTATATGTTGGATACAACATGGTATAGGGAGGCAGGTTACCGGTGGAACCATAACCAGCGCGGATCTTCAGGTTTTGAACGAAGGTCACGTTCTCCATGAATTTCTCCTGACTTACTTTCCAACCTACGGATACCGCAGGGAATTTACCCCACCTGTTGTTGATACCTACACGGCTGGAACCATCTGCACGCAGGGTGGCAGTGAGCAGGTACCTGTCAGCATAAGAATACATTACACGGCCAAAGTAAGAATTGGTGGTCCAGTTATAACGACCGGTACCGATGGAGTAATTTGTACTTGCACCATTCAGTGTGGTCACGGAGCCTGATGCGAAACCGGTTCCGTACTGGCTGCCGGTAGCGATCTTTTCTTCGAGAGAAGAGGTACCGACTACTACATTCAGGGCATGTTTGCCAAAATGCTTATCGTAGGTCAGGGTATTATCCCAGCTATAGCGGAACACTTCGGAGGTGTTTTCGCGGCCGGCACCGGTGAGGGAGATCCCATACAGACTGGTGTAAGGATTCAGGAACCAGTCGTAGCGGGAGTCTTCCATGATGGCGTTGAACTGGCTACGGTATTTAATATTATATGGCAGGGTAATTTCGGTGTACACATTGCCCAGCAGGTTGTTGGAAATCGTTTTGTTTTCCGCCTGCCAGATATCGGACAGTGGGTTGTCACCAGAGAAGAAATTGCTGTAACCATACACGCCGGGATACGGAGAACCCGCTGGCATTTTGATAGGAATATATTCAGGTGTAACGAGGGCCGCAATCACCGCACCACCATTCTGGGTGGAAGCGTTCTGCGGAGTGGAGCGCTGGTAAGAGCGGTTGTAACTGATGTTACCGCCGATGCGCAGCCAATCTTTAGGTTTCTGATCGATGCTCAGTTTTACGGAATAACGGTTGAAATTGGAACCCACCATGATACCGTCCTGGTTCAGGTAACCTACGTTGAAGTAGTAAGTACCTTTTTCAGAGCCGCCGGACATACCCACGTTTGCGCCGGTTTGCATGGCTTTGCGGTAGATGATGTCCTGCCATTTATTATTGGTAGAATCCAGGTTGTAGAAAGATGGCAGGCTGGGTTTGGAACCATGGATATCGGTCATGAGGTCTACCCACTGGCTGTTATTGAGCACATCCAGTTTCTTGACGATCTGCTGCATACCGGTGTATACATTCGCGTCTACCTTCATGGCGCCTTTGGAACCCTGTTTGGTCGTGATCATTACCACACCGTTTGTAGAACCGGCCGCGCCATAGATACCGGCAGCGGAAGCGTCTTTCAATACGGAGATGGACTCGATGGTGCTCGGGTCGATGGTTTTGATACTGCTGGCCAGTACCCCGTCTACAACGTAGAGTGGTTCACCGCCATTCGGGCTACCGATACCGCGAACTTTTACGGAGAGGTCGCCACCTGGCTGACCGGAAGGTACGGATACCTGTACGCCGGGTGCTTTACCGGTGATGGCTTCTACCGCGCTCACGATCGGGCGGCTGGAAATGTCTTTGGTAGATACGGAGGTGATGGCAGAAGTGACATCCTGCTTCTTCTGGGTACCGTAGCCAATTACGACTACCTCTCCCAGGTCCGTTTTACCGTCGGTTAAGGTGATGTTGATACTGGAACGACCGTTTACGGCAATTTCCTGTGAGGTGTAGCCTACATAAGAAATTTCCAGTGTGGCGGTGCCGGGAACAGCGAGGCTGAAGGAGCCATCGCCCTTACTGGTGGTTCCCTGGTTCGTGCCCTTGACCCTGATGGTGACACCAGGTAAGGCGTTTCCTTTACTGTCTTTGATTTGTCCCCTGATGTTGCTGTTTTCCTGTGCGAACAATTGGCAGCATAACATTAACAGGAAGGCTGTCAGCAATGTTACCCTTTTTTTCATAATGTGTGTGTTACGTTCAGTTTATGTGATTGTGGAAAAGGATACGATTGTATCAGTTGGCGTCATAACGATTTTACAGAGATAAAGGTAAGGGTATTTAGAGGTACCGAACAAAAGTATTTTCTCGTAAATGATTGAAATTAAACCAGTTAGTAACTTTTTGATACGGTTCAATACCGCATAGCAATACGGTTTAAAAGGCTTGATAATGATGCATTACATGACAATTTTTGCTATATCTGATAGGAATCCCCTGATACGGTTTAATACCGGCTGAAAATAATTGCTTGCTAAAAGCAAGGAATTGGGTTTTGGCCCGATAAGGGAATTATACCGCCGGATGCGCGCTGTTTTGGGCGGATCAGCCATCCTCCTTTTCATCCAGTACCAGCAAACTCCAGCCCTGTCCACTCGCATTTTTAAGGGCTTTTTTCCTTTCCTCCATCATTTTGGTGATACGGGTTGCATAGGACCAGCAGGTACTTTGCCTGATTTCCAGGATTTCGGACAGTTTATGGGAAGAGATCTTGCCTTTGCTGCTGTAAACCAGGAAGGTGAGGTAGAACGCCTTATTAATAGGAATGCGGATATTCTGGTAAATGGTGTAGGCGGTGGCGGATTCCTCGTAGCTGCATTTGGCACAACGCCGGCTAAAAGGCTGGTGCCCGGGATAATAATGATCGTTCCCGCATTTACGGCATTGGTAAGGGCCTGTCCATTTCAGGTTGGCGAGGAACTGCAGGCAGCTTTCCTTGTCCGGGTAGATCTTGCTAAACTCTTCAAAATCAAGGGAAGTAGAGAGGGCGCGGGCACGGCTTACTTCTTCCACATCGGTTTGGAGCTGCTTATTGTGTTCTTCGAGCAGGGCGTTCATGCGGGAGATCTCCGCAGCCTGTGCGGAGATTTCTTTGGTCCTGGCTTTTACCTGGGCTTCCAGTTCCTTGTTCAGGTTATCTTTCAGGCGGGCGTTTTCCGTCATTTGCCGGATCATCTGGCGGTGAGCTTTGTCGCGCTTGCGTTTCAGGAGGCGTACCTTATCCCCTACGGCGAAGCTGAGGAAGAACATCTCTAATATAAAGCAGCAACTGAGGCTGTAATAACTGATAGCCCCGAAATTCAGCCAGTAATAACCTAGCATGATGAAAAACTTGAGCATGAAGCCGACGAAGAGGAAGGCGTAGCCCAGTACGAAAAAGCGGGCCGGCCGGTAGCCTTTGGCCCATACGTGGATGCCGGTGTAGAAGGCGACAGCCAGGGGCAGGAGTTCTATGAATTTATAATTGAACCAGTAGGGGTTGATGAACAGGCAGGCCAGGAAATAAAGGCAGCGGGCGGCGATGACCAGCTGGACCAGCCTGTAAAGAAAGGGCTGGCGCACTTTGAGGTGCAGCAGGCTACTGGTGAATAAGAGGGCGAAGATGCTCATGGTGAGCAATGGCCAGGCAAAGGCCTGCTGGTTCCAGATGGGCCAGTTGGGCCAGAGCAGCTGGTAGGCGATACCGTCTGTACAGAGTTCGTAGAGGGCTACGCTCATCACGTATAATACATAATACAGGTATTGGCGCTGGCGCATGGCGATGAACATGATCAGGTTGTAGAAGCTGAAAATGAGGATCATGCCGTAGAACAGGCCGAAGGTGAAGTATTCGGAGAGGGCGTAGCCCACGAAACGGTCGATGGACCGGAGTACAATGATGATATCGGCGGTCTGGGAGGATTGGATCCTGAAATAATAGACGGCGCTGTCGTTCCGGAAATTGTCGAGGGGGATTTCGAAGTTCTTGTGGCGGAACCACCTTTGGGCGAAGGGGTACCTGGCGCCGAGGTGTATCTGCTTGAAATGCCCGGTGGTATCGGGGAGGTAGGCGGTGATATCGTCTATGGTCTGGTCGAAGAATTCGAGGAGGTAATATTTGTCTGCTTCGCGGTTGTGGCGGATGTGGAGGCGGTACCAGCAAACGGCGCCAAGCTCCCGGTTTTGCGGGGTGGATTCCAGGCTGGCGCGGAATTGCGACTGCATGGCAGGCAGCGTCACGTCGTGGATGCCCAGGTTGCCGTGCGGGTCGTTCAGGTATTCGATCTGGGCATAGGTGAAAATGTGTTCGTTCAGCGAGCTGTCGATGTGCACTATTTGTTGCCCGGTAACAATAGTGGTGAATAACAGGTATACCCCACAAAAAAGCCAATTACGCATAGGGGGCAAAAGTACGGTTATTTATAAAAAGGGTGGCGGCGATCTGGGGTATCAGCTATCGACGGGGCGCGATGATACTGGCCTGCGGCCGGCATGAGCAAATCCTATTTGCTATATAGATTTTTCAATTCCGGTAAATCATAGAAGTGCTGTGATTTCAGGTAATCCCTGATCTCATGATCATTCGCTTCCAGGTTAAAGATTAATTCTGTGGTAGGCCAGCATCCGCAAATCCTATTCCCCATATAAATTTTTCACTTCCGGTAAATCATAGAAGTGCTGTGATTTCAGGTAATCCCTGATCTCATGATCATTCGCTTCCAGGTTAAAGATCAATTCAGTGGTAGGCCAACCCGCCTCTCCATATTTATCCTTCAGTGGAATAAAGATATTGTCCACATAAGCAGCTATTTTCCTTTTTTCATTCAGGCTGAAATCGCTTTTATAAGCAAACTGCTTGTACACATAATCATACAAAGCATCCATGATCCTGTGCTCTTCCTTATTCGTATGATCCTTTACCCATGTCAGCAATCCTTCCCTGATCACCAGCTGGTTCTTACAGTCTTTTACAAAGATGATGTCCGCCACTTTTATCACTTCATCTTTATCCCGCTTCAGGTACTCATTCATCACCAGGTCATTCAGTTGCTGGTTTTTTGTGTAACCGAAGGAAGTTACCAGGGTGGATAAAAACTGGGCATCTTCGTTTAACAAAATGGCCAGATCTGCCTTGCTGTCATTAAAGAAATATTTATTCCTGGAAATGAGTTTCTGCGTGTATTTTAAATCTATCTTAAAATGAACACTATCCACGAAACTACCCAGTGAAGATACCAAAGGAATCTGCCAGATGAAATTACCTTCCTTAGCTGCTACCACATCATCAGACATCATCGGATAGGGTGTTTCTATTTCCTTACCCTCATACAGCATAGTAAATTTCTCATGCTCTTTCACACGACATGCGCCACCGGGACTATAACTCTCGGCAAAGATCTCATGCATTTTCTTTTCAAACACCTCTTTGGAAGGCGCTACATATCCCTTTGCTTTCAGGATCTCAGCTATCACCGGGAGTGCGAAGTTCAGATCCTTTTCTGCATACTTGTAATGACCACCACCTTCATCATTCAGGTCCTGTTGCAAATCACCCTGCTTTTTTAATTCTGGTTGCGTATTTATTATTACTTCCTCTTCGGCTGTTGGTTGAATAGAATCCTGTGCCTGCGATGTTGCTTCCTGTTTGTCTGCGGCAGGCTGACAACTCAAACATCCAATGATTCCAATAAAGGCGATTAAATTCCTCATGCTGAAAAGTTTATTGCTAAATGATTATGGTCGGGATGCACACATGCTGAAAGTATTATTAGAACTCATTTCGTAATTACCATTTAGGTATGATTATCAATTTAAAATACCTGTTTATGAATTGAGTTCTATTTATGTATTGATTATCAGCTGGGAATACCTATTTATGAAATGAGTTCTACTATATGCACGCGATTCCTGATACATGCTTGCATAATCTTTACCTGGATGCTTGATTCAAGCCTTCTTTTTTGGCATCACCTTATTGGGAAGAAGGGCTACCTGCGTCTCCCTCACC
This window of the Chitinophaga sancti genome carries:
- a CDS encoding RagB/SusD family nutrient uptake outer membrane protein, whose amino-acid sequence is MKKQFLYTLSFAMAFAACKKSFLDKTPESNLSTGSFYTSATDAEEGLTGAYRTMANGNFFQYDNLMNTDGRSDNCYVNGDNTSAEQPLEMFTYVATNTNIQRDWQELYNNIRAVNAVLDAVPSLNSDEWAGTTRKAQILGEARFLRAMNYYWLVTEWGDVPLITSEDNGGNYYPSRATSTEVYAQILNDLKYADSTLPASPYKGQYGRATQGAADAMLAKTYAQMGDYTNSLSYANKVINSGTYALVGNYANLWGAASKNNSEAILEIQYSGSTYSFWGVEMFAYVGSDQWAKRNIGSYDLVQAFKAAGDTLSRYKATFNWQVANASFNSPSGAWDYTKKIPFMNKWPDPSGWNSTDNITLLRLADIILLAAEANNELGNTTQAVTLLDQIRTRAGLKNTTAATKADLATAILNERRLELVNEGTRWNDLMRAEKNGYVNVVTLMNSQKDESGATINYSVNADKHQYLFPIPQQDRLLNRNLSQNSGY
- a CDS encoding SusC/RagA family TonB-linked outer membrane protein, with the protein product MKKRVTLLTAFLLMLCCQLFAQENSNIRGQIKDSKGNALPGVTIRVKGTNQGTTSKGDGSFSLAVPGTATLEISYVGYTSQEIAVNGRSSINITLTDGKTDLGEVVVIGYGTQKKQDVTSAITSVSTKDISSRPIVSAVEAITGKAPGVQVSVPSGQPGGDLSVKVRGIGSPNGGEPLYVVDGVLASSIKTIDPSTIESISVLKDASAAGIYGAAGSTNGVVMITTKQGSKGAMKVDANVYTGMQQIVKKLDVLNNSQWVDLMTDIHGSKPSLPSFYNLDSTNNKWQDIIYRKAMQTGANVGMSGGSEKGTYYFNVGYLNQDGIMVGSNFNRYSVKLSIDQKPKDWLRIGGNISYNRSYQRSTPQNASTQNGGAVIAALVTPEYIPIKMPAGSPYPGVYGYSNFFSGDNPLSDIWQAENKTISNNLLGNVYTEITLPYNIKYRSQFNAIMEDSRYDWFLNPYTSLYGISLTGAGRENTSEVFRYSWDNTLTYDKHFGKHALNVVVGTSSLEEKIATGSQYGTGFASGSVTTLNGASTNYSIGTGRYNWTTNSYFGRVMYSYADRYLLTATLRADGSSRVGINNRWGKFPAVSVGWKVSQEKFMENVTFVQNLKIRAGYGSTGNLPPYTMLYPTYSLLSAGSAYSWSSGAASPGVSPSSQIGNPNLRWESAKQTNIGFDASFLQSRITFSADYYYKKVDDMIFTQQLPLTTGGATTAVNLPGHDINKGVELSANAVIVDKKDWGWDLSANISFNNNKITGMDSTTSYQTGGVSVGGSKQPIYTGIIKNGYSLGTFWGYKAMGVDPQTGNMVYSANMMDLGNALPKYTYGINTNFHYKNISLDVLFDGVHGNKVYNETRMEIENLTGYTNESASVLRRWKQAGDVTDIPRAKDNGSTNATAAALLQSQISSNYVEDGSFFRLRSATLAYKVDASLLKHIGIAGLRVYATAQNLFTITNYKGYYPEINGFGTGTNNQATNAGSSASLMTLGVDNGTYPAAKTYTLGLNVQF
- a CDS encoding 7TM diverse intracellular signaling domain-containing protein — its product is MRNWLFCGVYLLFTTIVTGQQIVHIDSSLNEHIFTYAQIEYLNDPHGNLGIHDVTLPAMQSQFRASLESTPQNRELGAVCWYRLHIRHNREADKYYLLEFFDQTIDDITAYLPDTTGHFKQIHLGARYPFAQRWFRHKNFEIPLDNFRNDSAVYYFRIQSSQTADIIIVLRSIDRFVGYALSEYFTFGLFYGMILIFSFYNLIMFIAMRQRQYLYYVLYVMSVALYELCTDGIAYQLLWPNWPIWNQQAFAWPLLTMSIFALLFTSSLLHLKVRQPFLYRLVQLVIAARCLYFLACLFINPYWFNYKFIELLPLAVAFYTGIHVWAKGYRPARFFVLGYAFLFVGFMLKFFIMLGYYWLNFGAISYYSLSCCFILEMFFLSFAVGDKVRLLKRKRDKAHRQMIRQMTENARLKDNLNKELEAQVKARTKEISAQAAEISRMNALLEEHNKQLQTDVEEVSRARALSTSLDFEEFSKIYPDKESCLQFLANLKWTGPYQCRKCGNDHYYPGHQPFSRRCAKCSYEESATAYTIYQNIRIPINKAFYLTFLVYSSKGKISSHKLSEILEIRQSTCWSYATRITKMMEERKKALKNASGQGWSLLVLDEKEDG